From a single Glycine soja cultivar W05 chromosome 19, ASM419377v2, whole genome shotgun sequence genomic region:
- the LOC114398136 gene encoding pentatricopeptide repeat-containing protein At3g53360, mitochondrial-like isoform X1 codes for MIIQSQIRCIYNFVRPIVPTRIVSCLSRELSTNSYINLMCKQQHYREALDTFNFHLKNSSIQLEPSTYVNLILACTNVRSLKYGKRIHDHILKSNCQPDLVLQNHILNMYGKCGSLKDARKAFDTMQLRSVVSWTIMISGYSQNGQENDAIIMYIQMLRSGYFPDQLTFGSIIKACCIAGDIDLGGQLHGHVIKSGYDHHLIAQNALISMYTKFGQIAHASDVFTMISTKDLISWASMITGFTQLGYEIEALYLFRDMFRQGVYQPNEFIFGSVFSACRSLLKPEFGRQIQGMCAKFGLGRNVFAGCSLCDMYAKFGFLPSAKRAFYQIESPDLVSWNAIIAALANSDVNEAIYFFCQMIHMGLMPDDITFLNLLCACGSPMTLNQGMQIHSYIIKMGLDKVAAVCNSLLTMYTKCSNLHDAFNVFKDISENGNLVSWNAILSACSQHKQPGEAFRLFKLMLFSENKPDNITITTILGTCAELVSLEVGNQVHCFSVKSGLVVDVSVSNRLIDMYAKCGLLKHARYVFDSTQNPDIVSWSSLIVGYAQFGLGQEALNLFRMMRNLGVQPNEVTYLGVLSACSHIGLVEEGWHLYNTMEIELGIPPTREHVSCMVDLLARAGCLYEAENFIKKTGFDPDITMWKTLLASCKTHGNVDIAERAAENILKLDPSNSAALVLLSNIHASAGNWKEVARLRNLMKQMGVQKVPGQSWIEVKDQIHVFFSEDSSHPQRGNIYTMLEDLWLQMLDDGYDPCQRLDISIW; via the coding sequence ATGATCATTCAAAGCCAAATTcgatgtatatataattttgtaagaCCTATTGTGCCAACTAGAATTGTCTCCTGTCTTAGTAGAGAGTTATCAACCAACAGTTACATCAACTTGATGTGCAAGCAACAGCATTACAGAGAAGCACTTGATACATTCAATTTCCATCTAAAGAATTCAAGTATCCAGCTAGAACCAAGCACCTATGTGAATTTAATTTTGGCCTGCACCAACGTTAGATCTCTTAAATACGGCAAAAGAATCCATGATCACATTTTAAAGTCAAACTGTCAACCAGACCTTGTTCTCCAAAATCATATTCTTAATATGTATGGAAAATGTGGTTCTTTGAAAGATGCTAGAAAAGCTTTTGACACAATGCAGCTGCGAAGTGTGGTCTCTTGGACTATAATGATCTCTGGATACTCGCAGAATGGTCAAGAGAATGATGCCATCATCATGTATATTCAAATGCTGCGATCAGGTTATTTCCCGGACCAGTTAACCTTTGGAAGCATAATTAAGGCTTGCTGCATTGCGGGGGATATAGATTTAGGTGGGCAGCTGCATGGTCATGTCATTAAATCAGGGTATGATCATCACTTGATTGCACAAAATGCTCTTATATCAATGTATACAAAGTTTGGACAAATTGCACATGCCTCAGATGTGTTTACTATGATTTCTACAAAGGATTTAATATCCTGGGCTTCCATGATTACGGGGTTTACCCAACTTGGTTATGAGATAGAAGCTTTATATCTTTTCAGAGATATGTTCAGGCAAGGTGTTTATCAACCAAATGAGTTTATATTCGGCAGTGTATTCAGTGCTTGCAGAAGCCTTCTCAAACCAGAATTTGGAAGGCAAATACAAGGAATGTGTGCTAAATTTGGTTTAGGGAGAAACGTTTTTGCTGGCTGCTCCCTCTGTGACATGTATGCAAAATTTGGATTCTTACCTTCAGCAAAAAGGGCATTTTATCAGATTGAAAGCCCTGATTTAGTGTCATGGAATGCAATTATTGCAGCACTTGCTAACAGTGATGTTAATGAAGCCATATATTTTTTCTGTCAGATGATTCATATGGGATTGATGCCAGATGacattacttttcttaacttACTCTGTGCTTGTGGGAGCCCCATGACACTCAACCAAGGCATGCAAATACATTCTTACATTATCAAAATGGGTCTGGATAAGGTAGCAGCCGTATGCAACTCTCTGCTGACCATGTACACAAAGTGTTCAAATCTACATGATGCATTCAATGTTTTCAAAGATATAAGTGAAAATGGCAATTTAGTTTCTTGGAATGCAATTCTATCAGCATGCTCGCAGCACAAACAACCAGGAGAGGCTTTCAGATTATTTAAGCTAATGCTTTTTTCTGAAAATAAGCCTGACAATATCACCATAACTACCATATTAGGAACTTGTGCAGAATTGGTATCTCTAGAAGTTGGCAATCAAGTCCATTGCTTTAGTGTTAAAAGTGGGCTTGTGGTTGATGTTTCTGTCAGCAATAGATTGATTGACATGTATGCAAAGTGTGGATTACTTAAACATGCTCGATATGTTTTTGATTCAACCCAGAACCCAGATATTGTCTCATGGAGTAGTTTAATTGTTGGTTATGCTCAGTTTGGACTTGGACAAGAAGCTCTTAATCTCTTTAGAATGATGAGGAATCTTGGTGTCCAGCCTAATGAGGTCACATATCTGGGGGTTCTCAGTGCATGCAGTCACATTGGATTGGTAGAGGAAGGCTGGCACTTGTATAACACCATGGAAATAGAACTAGGGATTCCACCAACAAGAGAGCACGTTTCTTGCATGGTTGATTTGCTTGCTCGTGCTGGATGCTTGTATGAAGCAGagaattttattaagaaaacaGGTTTTGACCCAGACATTACTATGTGGAAAACTCTACTTGCTTCTTGTAAAACTCATGGTAATGTTGACATTGCAGAGCGGGCTGCAGAGAATATACTAAAACTTGATCCTTCCAATTCTGCTGCTCTGGTGCTACTTTCTAATATACATGCTTCTGCTGGCAATTGGAAAGAAGTTGCCCGATTAAGGAACTTGATGAAACAAATGGGTGTACAGAAGGTTCCTGGTCAAAGTTGGATAGAAGTTAAGGATCAGATCCATGTGTTCTTCTCAGAAGATAGTTCCCATCCACAGAGGGGCAACATCTACACAATGCTTGAAGATTTGTGGTTACAGATGCTGGATGATGGTTATGATCCTTGTCAGAGGTTAGACATTAGCATTTGGTAG
- the LOC114400289 gene encoding protein IQ-DOMAIN 1-like, protein MGRKGNWFSSVKKALSPDSKEKKDQKSSKSKKKWFGKQKFETSVSYSEADKAPPPPPPIPPPEEIKLTDIEHEISHDHDQVVEVATAMDAEELVPSVQIEPVRVEAALIAHFAGKPKDEVAAIKIQTAFRGYLARRALRALRGLVRLKLLMEGPVVKRQATSTLRSMQTLSRLQSQIRSRRIRMLEENQALQRQLLQKHARELESLRMGEEWDDSLQSKEQIEAKLLSKYEATMRRERALAYAFTHQQNWKNSSRSVNPMFMDPTNPSWGWSWLERWMAARPWESRSHMDKELNDHSSIRSSSRSITGGEISKSFARFQLNSEKHSPTASQNPGSPSFQSTPSKPASSSAKKPKKVSPSPRGSWVMDEDSKSLVSVHSDRFRRHSIAGSSVRDDESLASSPAVPSYMVPTQSAKAKSRTQSPLASENAKAEKGSFGSAKKRLSFPASPARPRRHSGPPKVESSSLNAELAVDKGVDS, encoded by the exons ATGGGGAGGAAGGGAAATTGGTTTTCTAGTGTGAAGAAAGCTCTCAGCCCTGACTCGAAGGAGAAGAAAGATCAG aaatcaagtaaatctaaGAAGAAATGGTTTGGGAAGCAAAAATTTGAGACTTCAGTCTCATACTCAGAAGCTGATaaagcaccaccaccaccacctcctatTCCTCCACCAGAAGAGATTAAATTAACTGATATTGAACATGAAATCAGTCATGATCACGATCAAGTTGTTGAAGTTGCAACTGCCATGGATGCTGAGGAACTTGTTCCTTCTGTTCAAATAGAACCTGTTAGGGTTGAAGCTGCCCTAATTGCTCATTTTGCCGGTAAACCAAAGGATGAAGTGGCAGctatcaaaattcaaacagcTTTTCGTGGATACTTG GCAAGAAGAGCATTGCGGGCTTTAAGGGGGCTGGTCAGGTTGAAATTATTGATGGAAGGGCCGGTTGTTAAACGCCAAGCCACAAGTACCCTCCGCTCTATGCAGACATTATCTCGCTTGCAGTCTCAGATTCGTTCCAGGAGGATCAGAATGTTAGAGGAGAATCAGGCTCTGCAGAGGCAGCTCTTACAGAAACATGCTAGAGAGCTTGAGAGCTTGCGG ATGGGAGAAGAATGGGATGACAGCCTACAATCAAAAGAACAAATCGAAGCCAAGTTACTAAGCAAGTATGAGGCTACTATGAGAAGAGAAAGAGCACTGGCTTATGCATTCACTCAtcag CAAAACTGGAAGAACTCGTCTAGATCTGTAAATCCAATGTTTATGGATCCAACTAATCCGAGCTGGGGTTGGAGCTGGTTGGAACGATGGATGGCAGCCCGACCTTGGGAGAGCCGTAGCCATATGGATAAAGAGTTGAATGACCACTCCTCCATAAGAAGCTCAAGCCGCAGCATTACCGGTGGAGAAATCAGCAAGTCATTTGCTCGTTTCCAGCTCAATTCGGAAAAGCACTCTCCAACAGCCAGCCAGAATCCTGGCTCCCCTAGCTTTCAGTCCACTCCTTCCAAGCCAGCTTCATCATCTGCTAAGAAACCAAAGAAGGTAAGTCCAAGCCCAAGGGGCAGCTGGGTTATGGACGAGGACTCCAAAAGCTTGGTCAGTGTACACTCTGACCGGTTCCGGAGGCACTCCATTGCCGGTTCATCGGTGAGAGATGACGAGAGCCTTGCTAGCTCTCCAGCAGTTCCAAGCTACATGGTGCCAACTCAATCTGCAAAAGCCAAGTCCAGGACACAAAGTCCATTAGCCTCAGAAAATGCAAAAGCAGAGAAAGGTTCCTTTGGGAGTGCAAAGAAGCGGCTTTCTTTCCCAGCTTCACCTGCCAGGCCAAGGCGCCATTCAGGTCCACCAAAGGTTGAAAGCAGCAGCTTAAATGCAGAGTTAGCTGTGGACAAGGGTGTGGACAGTTGA
- the LOC114398136 gene encoding pentatricopeptide repeat-containing protein At3g53360, mitochondrial-like isoform X2 has translation MIIQSQIRCIYNFVRPIVPTRIVSCLSRELSTNSYINLMCKQQHYREALDTFNFHLKNSSIQLEPSTYVNLILACTNVRSLKYGKRIHDHILKSNCQPDLVLQNHILNMYGKCGSLKDARKAFDTMQLRSVVSWTIMISGYSQNGQENDAIIMYIQMLRSGYFPDQLTFGSIIKACCIAGDIDLGGQLHGHVIKSGYDHHLIAQNALISMYTKFGQIAHASDVFTMISTKDLISWASMITGFTQLGYEIEALYLFRDMFRQGVYQPNEFIFGSVFSACRSLLKPEFGRQIQGMCAKFGLGRNVFAGCSLCDMYAKFGFLPSAKRAFYQIESPDLVSWNAIIAALANSDVNEAIYFFCQMIHMGLMPDDITFLNLLCACGSPMTLNQGMQIHSYIIKMGLDKVAAVCNSLLTMYTKCSNLHDAFNVFKDISENGNLVSWNAILSACSQHKQPGEAFRLFKLMLFSENKPDNITITTILGTCAELVSLEVGNQVHCFSVKSGLVVDVSVSNRLIDMYAKCGLLKHARYVFDSTQNPDIVSWSSLIVGYAQFGLGQEALNLFRMMRNLGVQPNEVTYLGVLSACSHIGLVEEGWHLYNTMEIELGIPPTREHVSCMVDLLARAGCLYEAENFIKKTERAAENILKLDPSNSAALVLLSNIHASAGNWKEVARLRNLMKQMGVQKVPGQSWIEVKDQIHVFFSEDSSHPQRGNIYTMLEDLWLQMLDDGYDPCQRLDISIW, from the exons ATGATCATTCAAAGCCAAATTcgatgtatatataattttgtaagaCCTATTGTGCCAACTAGAATTGTCTCCTGTCTTAGTAGAGAGTTATCAACCAACAGTTACATCAACTTGATGTGCAAGCAACAGCATTACAGAGAAGCACTTGATACATTCAATTTCCATCTAAAGAATTCAAGTATCCAGCTAGAACCAAGCACCTATGTGAATTTAATTTTGGCCTGCACCAACGTTAGATCTCTTAAATACGGCAAAAGAATCCATGATCACATTTTAAAGTCAAACTGTCAACCAGACCTTGTTCTCCAAAATCATATTCTTAATATGTATGGAAAATGTGGTTCTTTGAAAGATGCTAGAAAAGCTTTTGACACAATGCAGCTGCGAAGTGTGGTCTCTTGGACTATAATGATCTCTGGATACTCGCAGAATGGTCAAGAGAATGATGCCATCATCATGTATATTCAAATGCTGCGATCAGGTTATTTCCCGGACCAGTTAACCTTTGGAAGCATAATTAAGGCTTGCTGCATTGCGGGGGATATAGATTTAGGTGGGCAGCTGCATGGTCATGTCATTAAATCAGGGTATGATCATCACTTGATTGCACAAAATGCTCTTATATCAATGTATACAAAGTTTGGACAAATTGCACATGCCTCAGATGTGTTTACTATGATTTCTACAAAGGATTTAATATCCTGGGCTTCCATGATTACGGGGTTTACCCAACTTGGTTATGAGATAGAAGCTTTATATCTTTTCAGAGATATGTTCAGGCAAGGTGTTTATCAACCAAATGAGTTTATATTCGGCAGTGTATTCAGTGCTTGCAGAAGCCTTCTCAAACCAGAATTTGGAAGGCAAATACAAGGAATGTGTGCTAAATTTGGTTTAGGGAGAAACGTTTTTGCTGGCTGCTCCCTCTGTGACATGTATGCAAAATTTGGATTCTTACCTTCAGCAAAAAGGGCATTTTATCAGATTGAAAGCCCTGATTTAGTGTCATGGAATGCAATTATTGCAGCACTTGCTAACAGTGATGTTAATGAAGCCATATATTTTTTCTGTCAGATGATTCATATGGGATTGATGCCAGATGacattacttttcttaacttACTCTGTGCTTGTGGGAGCCCCATGACACTCAACCAAGGCATGCAAATACATTCTTACATTATCAAAATGGGTCTGGATAAGGTAGCAGCCGTATGCAACTCTCTGCTGACCATGTACACAAAGTGTTCAAATCTACATGATGCATTCAATGTTTTCAAAGATATAAGTGAAAATGGCAATTTAGTTTCTTGGAATGCAATTCTATCAGCATGCTCGCAGCACAAACAACCAGGAGAGGCTTTCAGATTATTTAAGCTAATGCTTTTTTCTGAAAATAAGCCTGACAATATCACCATAACTACCATATTAGGAACTTGTGCAGAATTGGTATCTCTAGAAGTTGGCAATCAAGTCCATTGCTTTAGTGTTAAAAGTGGGCTTGTGGTTGATGTTTCTGTCAGCAATAGATTGATTGACATGTATGCAAAGTGTGGATTACTTAAACATGCTCGATATGTTTTTGATTCAACCCAGAACCCAGATATTGTCTCATGGAGTAGTTTAATTGTTGGTTATGCTCAGTTTGGACTTGGACAAGAAGCTCTTAATCTCTTTAGAATGATGAGGAATCTTGGTGTCCAGCCTAATGAGGTCACATATCTGGGGGTTCTCAGTGCATGCAGTCACATTGGATTGGTAGAGGAAGGCTGGCACTTGTATAACACCATGGAAATAGAACTAGGGATTCCACCAACAAGAGAGCACGTTTCTTGCATGGTTGATTTGCTTGCTCGTGCTGGATGCTTGTATGAAGCAGagaattttattaagaaaacaG AGCGGGCTGCAGAGAATATACTAAAACTTGATCCTTCCAATTCTGCTGCTCTGGTGCTACTTTCTAATATACATGCTTCTGCTGGCAATTGGAAAGAAGTTGCCCGATTAAGGAACTTGATGAAACAAATGGGTGTACAGAAGGTTCCTGGTCAAAGTTGGATAGAAGTTAAGGATCAGATCCATGTGTTCTTCTCAGAAGATAGTTCCCATCCACAGAGGGGCAACATCTACACAATGCTTGAAGATTTGTGGTTACAGATGCTGGATGATGGTTATGATCCTTGTCAGAGGTTAGACATTAGCATTTGGTAG
- the LOC114400653 gene encoding interactor of constitutive active ROPs 2, chloroplastic-like, with product MQTPKARVGMSEVPQKKSPATPRTAHQLKTPNSDADSVSSPNAAKKTSKDRSPKIIERRSPHSPISEKKRPSKVQELESQIARLQEDLKNAKDQLNSSESWKRKAQQEAEEAKKQLVDMMKELEESHQQLLDFSASEEVRLQELRKISQDRDREWQSEIQAVQKQQAMDSAALASAMNEIQKLKIQLERVCESEATQINSAESAHAEIQELKMELDKTLFLVEKLKSELSDYKESESRVMEVVGKMQMQLETANQTVETLRSDGMKAAEAYKSLALELEQSRTQAKSLEALVSKLQADLLSSANKSISGSTPTNENGPSQENGENEEINQLKAELISAKVEVGKLKSALDISEVRYQEEYIQSTLQIRCAFEQLELTKSESSQREVELYEELRRAKANTEELRASLMDKESQFFSVSEENKELNSKIKENQSTKRQSELVIELKKLVADVEELKEKLLDRETELQNIAVENSMLKMELKEFKTNKITNEALASAEAARAAEQEALTKLGHITEEADKSNKRVARVTEQLDAAQAANSELEAELRRLKVQSDQWRKAAEAAASMISAGNNGKFVDRNCSRENSFNSVTGKMNSPYLLDTDDESPKKKNTNMLKKIGVLWRRNHH from the exons ATGCAGACACCAAAAGCAAG AGTCGGTATGTCAGAAGTGCCCCAAAAGAAATCTCCTGCAACCCCTCGAACTGCCCATCAGTTGAAGACACCAAACTCTGATGCAGACTCTGTCTCCTCTCCAAATGCTGCAAAAAAGACTTCAAAAGATAGAAGTCCAAAGATCATTGAACGCAGGTCACCTCATAGTCCAATATCTGAG AAAAAACGACCTAGTAAGGTCCAGGAATTGGAATCTCAGATTGCTCGGCTTCAAGAAGATCTGAAGAATGCTAAGGATCAACTTAACTCATCTGAGTCATGGAAGAGAAAAGCTCAACAGGAGGCTGAAGAGGCAAAGAAGCAACTTGTAGACATGATGAAAGAGCTTGAGGAATCCCATCAACAGCTTTTGGACTTTTCGGCTTCTGAAGAAGTGAGGCTTCAAGAGCTCCGCAAAATTTCTCAGGATCGAGATCGAGAATGGCAATCTGAAATACAGGCTGTCCAAAAGCAACAGGCAATGGATTCGGCTGCCTTGGCATCTGCCATGAATGAAATACAGAAATTGAAAATTCAACTTGAAAGAGTATGTGAGTCTGAAGCTACTCAGATCAACAGTGCAGAATCAGCTCATGCTGAGATTCAGGAATTGAAGATGGAGCTTGATAAAACTCTCTTTTTGGTAGAAAAGCTAAAAAGTGAGCTAAGTGATTACAAAGAATCCGAATCCAGGGTCATGGAAGTAGTTGGTAAAATGCAAATGCAATTGGAAACAGCAAATCAGACTGTGGAAACACTTAGGTCAGATGGCATGAAAGCAGCAGAAGCTTACAAATCTTTGGCTTTAGAGTTGGAGCAATCAAGAACTCAAGCAAAATCATTGGAAGCACTTGTGAGTAAACTTCAGGCTGATTTGCTTAGCAGTGCAAACAAAAGTATATCAGGTTCAACTCCAACCAATGAAAATGGACCTTCTCAGGAAAATGGAGAAAATGAGGAAATAAACCAGCTCAAAGCTGAGCTTATCTCTGCAAAAGTTGAAGTGGGGAAGTTGAAGTCTGCATTGGATATTTCTGAGGTAAGATACCAGGAAGAGTATATCCAGAGCACATTGCAGATTCGATGTGCTTTTGAACAACTGGAACTCACAAAATCAGAATCTAGTCAGAGAGAGGTTGAATTATATGAGGAATTGAGGAGAGCTAAAGCTAATACTGAAGAGCTAAGGGCAAGCCTGATGGACAAGGAATCTCAGTTTTTTAGTGTGTCGGAGGAGAATAAGGAGCTCAATTCCAAGATCAAGGAAAACCAATCTACTAAAAGGCAATCTGAACTTGTGATAGAGCTAAAAAAATTGGTTGCTGATGTTGAAGAGTTGAAGGAAAAGTTGTTAGATAGAGAGACAGAACTGCAAAATATAGCGGTGGAAAACAGTATGCTCAAGATGGAATTAAAAGAGTTCAAGACGAATAAAATCACCAATGAGGCCCTTGCTTCAGCTGAAGCAGCAAGGGCAGCAGAGCAAGAGGCTTTGACAAAACTTGGCCACATAACAGAAGAGGCTGATAAAAGCAACAAAAGAGTGGCTCGGGTGACCGAGCAGTTAGATGCTGCTCAGGCTGCAAATTCAGAGTTGGAAGCCGAACTAAGGAGACTGAAAGTTCAGTCAGATCAGTGGAGAAAGGCAGCCGAAGCAGCCGCCTCTATGATTTCTGCTGGAAACAACGGGAAATTTGTGGACCGAAACTGCTCACGTGAAAACAGCTTCAATTCTGTTACTGGCAAGATGAATTCACCTTATTTATTAGACACAGATGACGAGTCAcctaagaagaaaaatacaaacATGTTGAAGAAGATTGGAGTTTTGTGGAGGAGGAACCATCATTAA
- the LOC114398947 gene encoding 40S ribosomal protein S23, translated as MGKTHGMGAARKLKSHRRRQRWADKSYKKSHLGNEWKKPFAGSSHAKGIVLEKIGIEAKQPNSAIRKCARVQLIKNGKKIAAFVPNDGCLNYIEENDEVLIAGFGRKGHAVGDIPGVRFKVVKVSGVSLLALFKEKKEKPRS; from the exons ATGGG GAAGACACATGGAATGGGAGCTGCCCGCAAGCTGAAGTCTCACCGTAGGAGACAAAGGTGGGCTGACAAGTCATACAAAAAGTCTCATCTTGGAAATGAATGGAAGAAGCCTTTTGCTGGTTCATCCCATGCAAAGGGTATTGTTCTTGAAAAGAT AGGTATTGAGGCTAAGCAGCCCAACTCTGCCATTCGAAAATGTGCCAGGGTTCAACTCATCAAAAATGGGAAGAAGATTGCTGCATTCGTGCCAAATGATGGTTGCTTAAATTACATTGAAGAGAAT GATGAAGTCTTGATAGCTGGATTTGGACGAAAGGGTCATGCCGTGGGTGATATTCCTGGAGTCAGATTCAAGGTCGTGAAGGTTTCTGGTGTGTCTCTCCTGGCTCTCTTCAAGGAGAAGAAAGAGAAGCCTAGGTCTTAG
- the LOC114398944 gene encoding probable beta-1,4-xylosyltransferase IRX9: protein MGSLERSKKKVLLWKKAMLHFSLCFLMGVFTGLAPTGKSSLFSTKVAVSNRTEFAPQPSEMSNLTTNVNRIWIAPMPDTMPVKPRILENEKKKTTKLHAKKQPQLKPRRLIIIVTPTSTKLPHQAVFLRRLANTIKLVPQPLLWIVVEAKTNSTELPEILRKTGIMYRHVVFKENFTELEAELNHQRNLALKHIEHHRLNGIVHFAGLSNVYDLQFFHQLRDIEVFGTWPTALLAAHRKKVKIEGPVCDSSQVIGWHLRNMNNETDTITPPIHISSFAFNSSILWDPERWGRTSSVQDTSQNSIKFVKQVVLEDEAKLKGIPPEDCSKILLWRFNFRARTITNH, encoded by the exons ATGGGTTCACTAGAAAGATCAAAGAAGAAAGTTCTTCTATGGAAGAAGGCCATGCTCCATTTTTCCCTATGTTTTTTGATGGGGGTTTTCACAGGCTTAGCTCCAACAGGTaaatcttctctcttttccaccAAAGTTGCTGTCTCAAATAGGACAGAATTTGCACCACAACCTAGTGAAATGTCAAACCTCACAACAAATGTCAATAGAATTTGGATAGCTCCAATGCCAGATACCATGCCCGTGAAGCCTAGAATccttgaaaatgaaaagaaaaaaacaacaaagttGCATGCAAAAAAACAGCCCCAGTTGAAGCCTAGAAGACTCATAATCATTGTAACACCAACAAGCACAAAACTACCCCACCAAGCAGTGTTTTTGAGAAGGTTGGCAAATACTATAAAGCTGGTTCCTCAACCATTGCTGTGGATTGTTGTGGAAGCTAAAACCAATTCCACAGAACTGCCAGAGATATTAAGGAAAACTGGCATCATGTATAGGCATGTGGTTTTCAAGGAAAATTTCACGGAATTAGAAGCTGAACTGAATCACCAGAGGAATCTTGCACTTAAGCACATTGAGCACCACAGGCTCAACGGCATTGTACACTTTGCTGGCCTTTCCAATGTTTATGATCTCCAATTCTTCCATCAGCTTAGAGATATTGA GGTCTTTGGAACATGGCCAACCGCATTGTTAGCTGCACACAGGAAGAAAGTGAAAATCGAAGGACCTGTATGTGATTCATCACAAGTCATTGGTTGGCATCTTAGGAATATGAACAATGAAACTGATACAATCACTCCCCCAATTCATATTTCAAGTTTTGCTTTTAATAGCTCCATCCTTTGGGACCCTGAGAGATGGGGTCGCACTTCCTCTGTTCAAGACACTTCTCAG AATTCAATCAAGTTCGTGAAGCAAGTAGTTCTAGAAGATGAGGCTAAATTAAAGGGAATTCCACCAGAAGATTGCTCCAAAATCTTGCTATGGCGTTTCAATTTTCGTGCCCGAACCATCACAAATCACTAA